CAAAGGACAAAAcgtgctggtgaggatatgagAAAAAGACCCTTTGACTGTggtagaaatgtaaattaatgaaaaaaggtcTTCAAAAACCTAAAGGTAGAATTAGGCATCTTTTATGTTATATTAAATATCAAGTAATCACATTTTTGTTTTCAGATACACACAGATCAAAATTCATACTCGAAGAGAAGTCTGATGTTTACCTCAACACTATTCTCAATTGCCAATTATAATTACACAGTTCTCGATTCCAGAATCAATGCCCAACAAGACATGAAAGGTAAAGAGGATGCAGTCTACACTCAAAGGAATACACTCAGTTCTGAAAAAGAAGAAACTTTATCTTCAGTAGCATGAGTAGAAGCAGAGAATATTCTGCAATAAGCAAACAGAAGGAGATAAATTCCACGTGTTCTCACGTGTGGAATGTAAGTTTTATATTCAGGGAAACGAGTGTAGGGTAGGTGGTGGGAGAATGGAGGAGCAAagtctgagatgtgggaaagTCTGAGCTTTAAAAGACACTTGCACGGCATGTGGAATATACCTAACAGTTTTAGAGCTATACATTTTAATGGctagaaataatattttcatgtcCTCAAAAAGTTAAAATACCTGAGATGCCCAGGTCAATTAGCTTAATTTCATCACCCTACCCTATATTAAAAGTTACGATACAAACTTGAACCCCATAAATATAGCTTGTCAACACATAATTCAAACAAGGAAATAGGCACAGGAATTAGAATGTGTTCAGAcactaggtttcttttttttattggatattttatgtatttacatttcaaatgctatcctctttcccagtttcccctctctcccaccccctcctcctgcttctatgaggatgctttcaCTTCCACCcaccattcccacctcaacaccctggcattcccctacactgggaaagaggaccaagagcttcttttccaattgatgccagacaaggccatcctctgctacatatgtgggtggagccatgggtccctccacatgtactcttttTAAATGACAGCTAGACTAGGGAATAGAGCATGGACCTGTGGACCATTAGCAGCCGTGGAATCTAGAGCTTGAGCTGAGAGGCCGGAAGTGCTGACTAGAAGGCATACGTGTGGCTGGCTAGATTGAGTCACACAAGGATGGGACTCACATTCTGATTCAGCAAGTCTGAGGTGGAGTCTGAGATTCTGATCAGTGAAGTGAATCAGAAACACTTCTGTGGGCCCTAAATTCAGGCTTGCATGCCCCTGCAGGGACTCCAGGGTAGGGCTGAGGAAGGGGAAGAGcgaaaagaaaggggttggtatGGAGGGGTTGGAGGCTGAGAGACTACCCTTAAACCTTTGCTCACAGCCTGGCTCCCTATCAGGATGCCAAGTCTTCAAAACAGACAGATATCTCGATCCTGCCATGAGGAAAGGCTCTGGATACGACCAAGTTATTGAGAAATTTGCGTGTGTGATCCTAAGACAACCAGAACCCAGTATCACTAGGGTTGTGGGGATTCGTGTTCTTGGGCTGGCACAAGTACAATGCCAGAAACAGCAAGAGATCCAAAGTACTAGTCTTGGTCTTTAACAGAAAAGGGGGGTAACCTTAAAATTCCGTGAAAGAGACGAATTGTGTTTTAgatgtttttaaaggaaaatcaaCACAACACTCAACAATGAATAATTTATAAAACTTATAGGGTGGGGTTCATAATCGTGCTATGTGGATGTGAGCTTTGGATGAAGAAAAATCGGTGATTCTGACCTTAGAAACTGTATACCACCTTTCTGGCTTCCCAAGTCCTCAGATAAACAAACCTTACCCATTGATCGCCACACCAGTGATGTCTGGTCTACCCTGGTCCTGACATTTCAGAGATGGATTGTGTGGACATTCTTTAGTAAAGCAACCAGGCCCACAAAAACAACCGCAGGCATCTACTGAGTTCCGAGTGTTTACGAATACTAACTCACTCCTTGTGTTGGCCTTATGGGGTGTTGCTTCCTTGTAtgggtggggaaactgagtcagttGACCACAATGATTTGCTCACAACTACACAAGTGAGACATTGAGCGAGAAAATCAAACCTGGTCTGTGGCCCACCAAGTCAATGTGTACAACCCACTTAGTCAAAAACGTGTCCCTTATCACACGGAGCACAAGAGAACCCcaaacagaaacattaaaaacACGGAAGAACAATGCCAGGAACAGAATCAACACATCGATTCAGGGAGACCCTCTGTATTTATTGACTTTCTGTATAAGAGAGTAAGGTCACCAAACTGGGACTCAGCATCACCGGATGGTGTACTTGTCCCACTTCTTCTCGGGGTCGTAGGGCTCCCAGCGGCTGGCGGGGAAGATGTGCTTGTTCTTCTCATACCAGCTGCGCAGCACCACCTTTCCCGCGTGTGACTCGTCTTTCTCCATCGTGGCATCGCTCAGCAGCCGCACATCATCGTGCACGTCGAAGCTGAAGAGCGGCCCACTCTTGCCCCGCGCTTTGGCCACGATGAAGTCGTAAAAGGTGTGGTAGTGCGGCAGGATGAGATCCTCCTTGACGTACATGAGCTGCTCCACGCCCGCCGCCCGCAGCTCCCGGAAGTCCCTGCGCAGCCCCTGCAGCGCCCGCTTCAGGAACTGCTGCACAGTGCTGCCCTTGCGCATGCGTACTGTGCGCCGGTGGCCAGAGCCATCCCAGTAGCTGAAGGTGATCTCCACCTCCTCGCCCTTCACCTTCTCGCGCTTCGCCTCCCACTCCTGCCGCAGTTCCTCCCGCAGCCGGTTCTCCTCCTCCTCGCGTTCGCGATCGGGCAGGAAGCTCGTGTCCACATCGGGGTTCTTGCCCAAGTTCTTCTTGGCCCCACCACTGTGGACCTCAGCACCTTCGGCCTGGCGGCCATCCTCTTGGTCACCGTCTTCTTCCTCATCCAGCGTGAAAGACAGGTTGGAGATCTTGCGCTTGCGTTCGCGCCTTCGCTCCTTCTCACGCAGGATCTCTAGCTGTAGCCGACGCTGCTCCAGTTGCTCCCTCTTGGCCAGCTGTATCTCCCGCTCCCTCAGCAGGGCCTCCTGCTTGGCCTTCATGTCATTCAGGGTCACCAGGCCCACCGTGCTGGACTTCAGCTCGGCTTCCACAGCGTCGTAGTGTGCCGAGAACTTCTTGTCCACTTTTGACTTCATGATGGTCTCCTCTGCAATGCGTTGCTTCAGCACCTCCATCTGCTCCTTCTGCTTCTCGCGCTTCTTGATCAGATGCATGGCCCGGCCAGCCTCCCGCATGGTACCTTTGTATTGCGCCATGCTAGCAGCTCAGTGCAATGCCTTTGGCCTGCCCAGTCCCTGTTTCTGGTAGCCTTCCGGATCTGGCGTCAGTTCACAGATTATGCagctagaaacaaacaaacaacaactaaACAAAACGCTTGAGAATCAGACCAGCACAGCTGATTCGTTAAGGGTCTACACCAGAGCCCTACAATGGAACTTCCTCTCTCATGAGTCTGTCTCCAGGGTGACCCAATGTGGTAACTACCACAGAAGGCCCTTCAGTTCTTGAAATGCAACTACTGTCACCAAAGGAGCAATTTTACTTCAAACTGAGATAGCCTTGTGTGACTACTGGATCAGTACAGGGTGTGTTTTGAGGGGCTTGCATGTAGAGGTTGGTTT
This genomic interval from Rattus norvegicus strain BN/NHsdMcwi chromosome 17, GRCr8, whole genome shotgun sequence contains the following:
- the Fam50b gene encoding protein FAM50B; translation: MAQYKGTMREAGRAMHLIKKREKQKEQMEVLKQRIAEETIMKSKVDKKFSAHYDAVEAELKSSTVGLVTLNDMKAKQEALLREREIQLAKREQLEQRRLQLEILREKERRRERKRKISNLSFTLDEEEDGDQEDGRQAEGAEVHSGGAKKNLGKNPDVDTSFLPDREREEEENRLREELRQEWEAKREKVKGEEVEITFSYWDGSGHRRTVRMRKGSTVQQFLKRALQGLRRDFRELRAAGVEQLMYVKEDLILPHYHTFYDFIVAKARGKSGPLFSFDVHDDVRLLSDATMEKDESHAGKVVLRSWYEKNKHIFPASRWEPYDPEKKWDKYTIR